From Vigna unguiculata cultivar IT97K-499-35 chromosome 5, ASM411807v1, whole genome shotgun sequence, the proteins below share one genomic window:
- the LOC114183088 gene encoding rho GTPase-activating protein 5-like isoform X2 codes for MTEVLLSPPHFPSSSSPTTTKTTSTTTNSSPSPSSSSSFSRNAFLRPHLSLLALLLTLFRKSFLPRKTISSVMDIGSPTNVRHVAHVTFDRFNGFLGLPVEFEPEVPRRPPSASASVFGVSTESMQLSYDSRGNSVPTILLLMQRHLYAQGGLQVEGIFRINADNGQAEHVRDQLNMGVVPEGIDVHCLAGLIKAWFRELPTGILDSLSPEQVMQCQTEEECAEIVRHLPHTEASLLDWAINLMTDVVQHEHVNKMNARNIAMVFAPNMTQMADPISALMYAVQVMNFLKTLVLRTLRERKDSVVESNPRFYAEPSDGNGSQRLLESLQEDTHAENEVSQGNIVLEKTGLECSPESVQNNSTEGESVTLTNSCENLVSNEELYCEFPPVGNMGKGKSGQSSKSNGRKESKKTRSILP; via the exons ATGACCGAGGTCCTCCTCTCCCCACCCCATTTTCCATCTTCTTCAtcaccaacaacaacaaagacaacCTCAACCACAACAAACTcatctccttctccttcttcttcctcttcattCTCTCGCAATGCCTTTCTCCGACCACACCTCTCTCTCTTGGCTCTTCTCTTGACCCTTTTCCGGAAATCCTTCCTTCCCCGCAAAACCATCTCCTCCGTCATGGACATAGGCTCACCAACTAACGTACGCCATGTTGCTCATGTCACCTTTGATAGGTTCAACGGTTTCCTGGGTTTGCCTGTTGAGTTTGAACCTGAAGTCCCCAGAAGACCTCCTAGTGCTAG TGCATCTGTTTTTGGAGTTTCAACAGAATCCATGCAGTTGTCGTATGACTCCAGAGGGAACAGTGTGCCAACTATTCTGCTGTTGATGCAAAGGCATCTGTATGCTCAAGGAGGGTTGCAG GTGGAGGGGATTTTCAGAATTAACGCAGACAATGGTCAAGCGGAGCATGTCAGAGATCAATTGAATATGGGAGTGGTTCCAGAAGGCATTGATGTACATTGTTTGGCAGGGCTAATTAAG gCTTGGTTTAGGGAACTTCCTACGGGCATTTTGGATTCATTATCACCGGAGCAGGTTATGCAATGCCAAACAGAGGAGGAATGTGCTGAAATAGTGAGACATCTACCTCATACTGAAGCTTCCCTCTTGGACTGGGCCATCAATCTGATGACTGATGTTGTTCAACATGAACATGTTAATAAGATGAATGCACGTAACATTGCTATGGTTTTTGCACCAAACATGACTCAG ATGGCCGACCCAATATCTGCACTGATGTATGCAGTTCAAGTAATGAACTTCTTGAAGACACTCGTATTAAGAACACTGCGGGAAAGAAAGGATTCTGTTGTAGAATCTAATCCTAGATTTTATGCAGAACCTTCTGATGGTAATGGAAGCCAAAGACTTTTGGAGTCCCTCCAGGAAGATACTCATGCAGAAAATGAAGTGTCTCAGGGAAACATTGTTTTAGAGAAAACTGGCTTAGAGTGTTCTCCAGAATCAGTCCAAAACAACTCAACTGAAGGAGAATCTGTCACTCTGACAAACTCTTGTGAGAATCTTGTTAGCAATGAGGAATTGTATTGTGAGTTTCCACCCGTAGGAAACATGGGAAAGGGTAAAAGTGGTCAATCAAGTAAATCAAATGGTAGAAAAGAGTCTAAAAAGACTAGAAGCATCCTCCCATAA
- the LOC114183088 gene encoding rho GTPase-activating protein 5-like isoform X1, whose product MTEVLLSPPHFPSSSSPTTTKTTSTTTNSSPSPSSSSSFSRNAFLRPHLSLLALLLTLFRKSFLPRKTISSVMDIGSPTNVRHVAHVTFDRFNGFLGLPVEFEPEVPRRPPSARCVSERDASVFGVSTESMQLSYDSRGNSVPTILLLMQRHLYAQGGLQVEGIFRINADNGQAEHVRDQLNMGVVPEGIDVHCLAGLIKAWFRELPTGILDSLSPEQVMQCQTEEECAEIVRHLPHTEASLLDWAINLMTDVVQHEHVNKMNARNIAMVFAPNMTQMADPISALMYAVQVMNFLKTLVLRTLRERKDSVVESNPRFYAEPSDGNGSQRLLESLQEDTHAENEVSQGNIVLEKTGLECSPESVQNNSTEGESVTLTNSCENLVSNEELYCEFPPVGNMGKGKSGQSSKSNGRKESKKTRSILP is encoded by the exons ATGACCGAGGTCCTCCTCTCCCCACCCCATTTTCCATCTTCTTCAtcaccaacaacaacaaagacaacCTCAACCACAACAAACTcatctccttctccttcttcttcctcttcattCTCTCGCAATGCCTTTCTCCGACCACACCTCTCTCTCTTGGCTCTTCTCTTGACCCTTTTCCGGAAATCCTTCCTTCCCCGCAAAACCATCTCCTCCGTCATGGACATAGGCTCACCAACTAACGTACGCCATGTTGCTCATGTCACCTTTGATAGGTTCAACGGTTTCCTGGGTTTGCCTGTTGAGTTTGAACCTGAAGTCCCCAGAAGACCTCCTAGTGCTAGGTGTGTGTCTGAGAGAGA TGCATCTGTTTTTGGAGTTTCAACAGAATCCATGCAGTTGTCGTATGACTCCAGAGGGAACAGTGTGCCAACTATTCTGCTGTTGATGCAAAGGCATCTGTATGCTCAAGGAGGGTTGCAG GTGGAGGGGATTTTCAGAATTAACGCAGACAATGGTCAAGCGGAGCATGTCAGAGATCAATTGAATATGGGAGTGGTTCCAGAAGGCATTGATGTACATTGTTTGGCAGGGCTAATTAAG gCTTGGTTTAGGGAACTTCCTACGGGCATTTTGGATTCATTATCACCGGAGCAGGTTATGCAATGCCAAACAGAGGAGGAATGTGCTGAAATAGTGAGACATCTACCTCATACTGAAGCTTCCCTCTTGGACTGGGCCATCAATCTGATGACTGATGTTGTTCAACATGAACATGTTAATAAGATGAATGCACGTAACATTGCTATGGTTTTTGCACCAAACATGACTCAG ATGGCCGACCCAATATCTGCACTGATGTATGCAGTTCAAGTAATGAACTTCTTGAAGACACTCGTATTAAGAACACTGCGGGAAAGAAAGGATTCTGTTGTAGAATCTAATCCTAGATTTTATGCAGAACCTTCTGATGGTAATGGAAGCCAAAGACTTTTGGAGTCCCTCCAGGAAGATACTCATGCAGAAAATGAAGTGTCTCAGGGAAACATTGTTTTAGAGAAAACTGGCTTAGAGTGTTCTCCAGAATCAGTCCAAAACAACTCAACTGAAGGAGAATCTGTCACTCTGACAAACTCTTGTGAGAATCTTGTTAGCAATGAGGAATTGTATTGTGAGTTTCCACCCGTAGGAAACATGGGAAAGGGTAAAAGTGGTCAATCAAGTAAATCAAATGGTAGAAAAGAGTCTAAAAAGACTAGAAGCATCCTCCCATAA
- the LOC114185463 gene encoding probable calcium-binding protein CML48, protein MSSSYGGYGHQSQYAPSAPQQPPYSSYYQTSTSNVPPPSNSSSSYNYANVSSSGSSSFPPGTPQDVITSFQMVDRDRSGFIDERELQQALSSGFHRFNLSTIRLLMFLFKNPHQPLAVGPKEFAALWSCLGQWRGIFERYDKDRSGKIDPLELRDALYGIGYAVPGSVLQLLLSKYGDGSGRRVELCFDSFVECGMIIKGLTDKFKEKDTRYTGSATLSYDAFMTMVLPFLVSYD, encoded by the exons ATGTCTTCTTCCTACGGTGGATACGGACATCAATCTCAGTATGCTCCATCTGCGCCTCAACAACCTCCATATTCTAGTTACTATCAGACTTCTACTTCCAATGTTCCTCCGCCTTCAAATTCTTCCTCCAGTTACAATTATGCCAACGTTTCTTCATCTGGGTCTTCAAGTTTTCCACCAGGGACACCCCAGGATGTGATTACCAGCTTTCAGATGGTGGACAGGGATCGGAGTGGCTTCATCGATGAGCGGGAACTGCAACAAGCTCTCTCTTCTGGATTTCACCGTTTTAATCTCAGCACCATTCGTCTCCTTATGTTCCTCTTCAAGAATCCACACCAACCCCTCGCAGTTG GACCAAAGGAATTTGCAGCACTCTGGAGTTGCCTTGGTCAATGGCGA GGAATATTCGAGAGATATGATAAAGACAGGAGTGGGAAAATTGATCCATTAGAACTAAGAGATGCTCTGTATGGTATTGGTTATGCTGTACCTGGTTCAGTTCTGCAACTTCTGCTTTCCAAGTATGGTGATGGAAGTGGAAGAAGGGTTGAGCTTTGTTTTGACAGTTTTGTCGA GTGTGGGATGATTATTAAG GGTCTCACTGATAAATTCAAGGAGAAGGACACACGTTATACTGGTTCTGCTACACTTTCATACGATGCCTTCATGACCATGGTTCTTCCTTTCCTTGTATCTTATGATTGA